The following proteins are co-located in the Triticum aestivum cultivar Chinese Spring chromosome 1A, IWGSC CS RefSeq v2.1, whole genome shotgun sequence genome:
- the LOC123163754 gene encoding high molecular mass early light-inducible protein HV58, chloroplastic — MATMVALSSFAVVGRSAARSPVAGPRRRTLVVRAQSEPGMDSTKETTSASTSSSPSTSPTPIPAAPKPMTKKANPSVWDTLAFSGPAPERINGRLAMVGFVAALSVEAARGGGLLDQAGSGAGLGWFLVTAGVFSAASLVPLLQGQTVESKSSGIWSADAELWNGRFAMLGLVALAATEFITGAPFVNI, encoded by the exons ATGGCGACCATGGTGGCTTTGAGTTCCTTCGCCGTCGTCGGCCGGTCCGCCGCCCGCTCTCCAGTGGCGGGCCCGCGCCGGAGGACCCTCGTCGTCAGGGCCCAGTCTGAG CCTGGCATGGACTCAACCAAGGAGACGACGAGCGCATCGACCTCCTCCTCCCCGAGCACGAGCCCGACCCCGATCCCGGCGGCACCCAAGCCCATGACCAAGAAGGCGAACCCCTCGGTCTGGGACACGCTCGCCTTCAGCGGCCCGGCGCCGGAGCGCATCAACGGCCGGCTGGCCATGGTGGGCTTCGTGGCGGCACTCTCCGTCGAGGCGGCACGCGGCGGCGGGCTCCTCGACCAGGCCGGCAGCGGCGCCGGGCTGGGCTGGTTCCTGGTGACCGCGGGGGTGTTCTCCGCGGCATCGTTGGTGCCGCTACTGCAGGGCCAGACTGTCGAGAGCAAGTCGAGCGGAATCTGGAGCGCCGACGCAGAGCTCTGGAACGGCCGCTTCGCTATGCTCGGCCTCGTCGCGCTCGCCGCCACCGAGTTCATTACCGGCGCTCCCTTCGTCAACATCTAA